From a region of the Helianthus annuus cultivar XRQ/B chromosome 5, HanXRQr2.0-SUNRISE, whole genome shotgun sequence genome:
- the LOC110944014 gene encoding uncharacterized protein LOC110944014, protein MDALNLFKNMSGLVPSMAKSTVFFGNVTDLVKQRILAIMPFEEGSLPVRYLGVPLISTRLQYKDCKQLVERMDARISDWKTKCLSFAGRLQLIRSVLSSLHIYWASVFILPKRIIKDLEDKMKRFLWAQGGNIKGKAKVKWKSVCVPRCEGGLGIRRVGDMNSVLMSLHVWSVLTHRESLWVKWIHSYRFQNRLFWEIPVKGNITWSWRKMLSLRPMLRNYIWIEIGDGSNTLVWFDKWDAVCPIGNIVTPRMIANAGFNMETKLAEVHSHGEWRWPTQWVVRFPALATLRHIILNANHRDKLVWKTREGIQVEFSSASVWDDVRTAQNEVQWEKVRTLMNICFFECGYASEVWNEVKVKADMGAITNQWHAIFDYLVGIANSKKASHAIAKLVVSAAAYFVWDERNRRLFTTKRRNKT, encoded by the exons ATGGATGCGTTAAATTTGTTTAAGAATATGTCTGGTCTTGTTCCGAGCATGGCCAAAAGTACTGTCTTTTTTGGTAATGTAACGGACCTGGTCAAACAACGAATTCTTGCTATCATGCCGTTTGAGGAGGGAAGCTTGCCGGTTCGATATCTTGGAGTGCCACTTATTTCCACTCGGCTCCAATATAAAGATTGTAAGCAGCTAGTAGAACGAATGGATGCTAGAATTTCAGATTGGAAAACCAAATGCTTATCGTTTGCAGgtagacttcaattgattcgttCGGTTCTTTCTTCGTTGCATATTTATTGGGCTTCGGTATTTATTTTACCGAAAAGgattataaaagatttagaaGACAAAATGAAGCGGTTTTTGTGGGCTCAAGGAGGTAACATAAAAGGAAAGGCCAAGGTGAAATGGAAGTCAGTTTGTGTGCCTAGATGCGAAGGAGGGTTGGGGATTCGTCGAGTGGGAGATATGAATAGTGTGTTGATGTCTCTTCATGTTTGGAGCGTGCTTACCCACCGTGAGTCGCTTTGGGTAAAATGGATTCACTCATATCGCTTTCAGAATAGATTGTTTTGGGAAATTCCAGTAAAGGGTAATATAACTTGGAGCTGGAGGAAGATGCTGAGTTTGCGACCAATGTTACGAAACTATATTTGGATCGAGATAGGTGATGGATCTAACACGCTGGTTTGGTTCGATAAATGGGATGCGGTTTGCCCTATTGGCAATATTGTGACACCTAGAATGATTGCTAATGCGGGTTTTAACATGGAGACAAAGTTAGCGGAGGTTCATTCACATGGTGAATGGCGATGGCCTACTCAATGGGTTGTGCGGTTTCCTGCCTTAGCAACCTTGCGGCATATCATATTGAATGCTAATCATCGAGATAAGCTTGTTTGGAAGACTAGAGAGGGTATACAAGTGGAGTTTAGTTCAGCGTCGGTTTGGGATGACGTCCGAACAGCTCAGAACGAGGTGCAATGGGAGAAG GTCCGGACTCTCATGAACATTTGTTTTTTTGAATGCGGCTATGCATCGGAGGTGTGGAATGAAGTGAAGGTAAAAGCTGATATGGGTGCAATTACAAACCAGTGGCATGCTATATTTGATTACTTGGTGGGTATAGCAAACTCGAAGAAGGCTTCTCATGCGATCGCTAAACTTGTGGTGAGCGCGGCGGCATACTTTGTATGGGATGAGAGGAACCGAAGATTATTCACGACCAAGCGAAGAAATAAGACGTAG